The Nostoc sp. 'Peltigera membranacea cyanobiont' N6 genome contains the following window.
AACATCTAAAAAGAGCAACAGAAAAGAAAAGAATCTAAAAAGCTAGGATTAAGTAGTTGTTTTTTATACAAACATTTAAGAGTAATTATATTTAAGAACGTCCAAATGATTATTTTGGACTACCGAAATTGGGAAGCAAAATTAGGAACTATTTCAACTATTCGCAACATATTCCATGCCCTCTAACCAAGAAGACCAAAACTCTCTAGATTTGCAACAATACTCGCTGATTATGAAAAGGCGTTGGCTAGTCATAACTGCGGTGACTGCCTCTGTTTTTGGACTTTCAGCTTTAATTGCTATCAAGCAAAAACCAATTTATGAAGCAGAAGGCAAGTTGCTTTTTAGTAAAACTGACCGGGTTTCTTCGTTGACAAGTCCCTCGGCACAAGTTGGAGAGTTGAGCAGTCTGACTCAACTAAGTAGCCCATTGGATACAGAAGCAGAGGTAATTCGTTCTAACCCAATAGTTGAGAAAACTATTACTAGTCTCAAATTGGTAGATAAGCGAGGAATACCCTTGGAAATAGATGATTTTCTCAAGAAGATGAAGATCAAGAGTGTCCGGGGTACTGATATTTTGGCGATTTCCTACAAAAGTAGCAATCCCAAAGAAGCCGCAGATGTTGTGAATTTGCTGATGAGATATTACCTGGAGAATAATATTCGCATTAACCAAACCCAAGCAACAGTGGCACAGAAGTTTTTAAGTAAGCAATTGCCTGAAGTTGAAGCAAGGGTAGTCAAATCAGAGGCAGCTTTGCGTCGGTTTAAAGAAGAAAATCGCGTAATTGCTTTAGACCAAGAAGCAACAAAAGGAGTGGACAGACTTGCAGGTTTATCAGACCAGATTACCCAAGTCCAGGCAAATTTAACGGATGCTGAGACTCGTTCGCAACTTCTGGAGCGTCAATTGAGATTGAATTCGCAGCAGGCTGTAGATATGGGGAATTTAAGTCAATCAAAAAGTGTACAGGAGGTGCTAACAGAGTATCAGGAGACAGAAAACGAGTTAGCGGTGGCACATACTCGCTATACAAATGAACATCCAGCGATCGCTAGTTTGACAGCAAAAGAAGCAGCCCTGAAAAAGCAGCTAGAGACTCGAATTATTGAGAATGCAGATAGAGAAAAATCTGTATCATCTCAAAATTTAGGGATGGGAGAACTCAAGCAGACCCTACTGGCCCAACTCGTACAGTCAAATGTAGAACGGTCAGCATTAGCTAATCGAGTTACACTTTTGCAGAATGCTTATGCACTTTCCCAAAGACGATTGAGTGTCTTACCGCAACTGCAAGAAAAACAGCAGCAGTTAGAACGACAGTTACAAGTAGCGAGGTCTACCTATGAAGAACTGCTAAAGCGATCGCAAGAAGTCGAGGTAGTAGTAAATCAGAATGTTGGTAATGCCAGGGTAGTATCTACGGCTTTGCTTCCTAAAAAAGCTGTTTCTCCCAAAATTGCTCTTTACCTGGCGTTGGGTGGATTTGTGGGAATTTTGCTGGGTGTAGGGGTAGCTCTGATGTTAGAAGCTATGGATCAATCCCTCAAAACTCTCGAACAAGCCCAGCAGTTATTAGGTTATCCTTTACTCGGTACGATTCCTCACTTGGGCCAAAAAACTAAAAATGATGGGGAAACTTTAGTCGAACTGCCGGTGAGAGATAATCCATATTCGGGAGCAAGTTCAGCCTTTGAGATGCTTCAGACAAACCTGGATTTTACCATCTCTGATAAACCATTAAAAGTAATTGCAGTAGTTAGTTCAACTCCAGGTGAAGGTAGATCGTTTGTAGCAGCGAATCTGGCAGTAGCTAAGGCACACATGGGACGCAGAATCTTATTAGTAGATGCGGATATGCGTCACTCCTGCCAACAGGAAATCTGGAAATTATCTAATCCAGTCGGACTAAGTAATGTTTTAGTTGGTCAAACGGAGTTTCGCAACACCACCCAAGAAGTATTAGTTAACTTGGATCTGTTAACGGCTGGGACAATTCCACCCAACCCCGCAGCATTGCTAGATTCACAGCGTATGGCTTTGCTAATTGAAGAGGCAGCCAAAGACTACGATTGTGTCATTATTGATACTCCTGCCTTGAGTTTGTTTGGTGATGCATTGATGCTGGGCAAGATGGCAGATGGGATATTGCTGGTTGTACGTCCTGGAGTGCTTGATTGTGCTGTTGCGAAGAGTACAAAGATGATGCTTGAGCAAGCGCGATCGCGCGTTTTAGGAATGGTGATGAATGGAGTGACTGCTGATAGTGGTTTTATTCACTACAACCAGAAAGGTTATTACGACAAAAATAGCAGCGATGCCTACGGCGGCAAGCTACGCAATGGTAAGGGTGAACTGAAGTTCCCCAATATACGCATTTCCTGATCGTTGGATGGCGGTTTAGTTTAACTCTTCTGGTTTTTTACGGTAATGCTTGTATTAAAAGAGAATATTTTTGGTGAACAACAGCATACTTAAGAACGGTTTTTACAATTCAATAACAGGATTAATCAAAATAGGGCTAGGCATACTGATTATCCCTGTACTAATTCGCCTATTGGGGATTGAAGAGTATGGACTATGGACTTTAGCTTCTGCTGTGGTGGTAATGGTTACTTTAGCTGAAGCTGGTCTTTCTACAGCCACAACTGTATTTGTCTCCCAAGACTTAGGAAAGAAAGATATTGATGGTCTGTCACAAACCTTGACTGTAACTTTTGGAGCAATTCTGATATTGGCAACTTTAGCGGTAGTTGCTCTTTGGATGGGTGCTGAACCGATTATGAATTTATTTCCTAAATTGGGTCAGTTACAACAGTTAAAAGTTATACAGGCTATCAAAATTGGTGGCTTAGTAGTAGCAGCGCGATTGCTGCAACAAATCTTGATTGGTGTCGAACAAGCCCATCAGCGTTATGACTTGATGAATGTGCTAAATACAATGCAGTCCGTGCTACTGAATGTCGGAATGCTAATTGTAGTATTGCTAGGAGGTCGCACCGTTGAGTTAATGCAGTGGCAGGCTGGAATCGGTGTAGTGACTTTGTTAAGTCATATCTGGGTAGTGCGATCGCTACTCCAAAATTTGAACCTTCGTCTGAATTGGAATCAACCAAAAGCATTAGCAGTCGGAGGCTACAGCTTAATGATGTGGTTAAATACATTGGGAAGTATGCTTTTTAGTCGAGGCGATCGGCTGATTGTCGGCAGCTTGCTAGGTAGTCAGGTGCTTGGAGTATATGCAGGAATTACAGACATCACCGCCCAAATAAACTCATTTTCTGCCTTACCTGTACAGCCCTTACTTCCAACTTTAAGCAATCTAATTGGACAGCAGAATATTAATCAGCGTCAATTGGAGCAGCAACTTAAACAAGCTACCCAAATTAATGGATTATTTGCTTTAGGAATGGGAGCAACTCTCATAACACTTTCTCCACTAATTCTAAAAATACTATTTTCGGAGCAAACTGTAAGTCAATACTTAATTACGTTTTGTATTGCAACAGTAATTTATGCACTTTATTCCTGCCATGCAGTTGGCTACTACTCTTTGTTAGCAACAAATGCAGTTAAAGCCTGTGCATTGATTCAGCTGCTAGCTAGTTTTTCGTCACTAGGATTAATTGCCATTGGTGCTTATAATTTTGGCTTAACAGGAGCTATTATAGGTAATTTGGGATATTTCACAGCCTTTGCAGTAACTATATTTGGAATGAAACGTTTATCTATCTCTTATTATCTCTGGTTTAAATGGTTATGCTTTCCATTAATTTGGTTTTTTATAGTTCTGTTAGTGAACTTTAAGCTTCAAAATGATTACATACTAAGATTTATTATGCTTTCGATACAAACGACTATTCTCTTAACATGGTTTGCTATTAGCAATAATTATAATTTATCATTTTTTAAAAAATATATTACTGCTAAAAAATAAGTTTTAGTGCTATTATATTTTTGATATTTAGGAAAGTCTAAAAAATAAATTATTTAAATTAATTTAAACGAACAACAAAGATACAATGAAAGCATATACAGAAAGATTCTACAACTATATTGATAACAATGCATTACAAGGAAGCAAGCAAATTGTTCCATTTGTAATGGAGTTAATTAAACCAAAATCAGTTGTTGATGTAGGCTGTGGTTTAGGTACATGGCTA
Protein-coding sequences here:
- a CDS encoding GumC family protein encodes the protein MPSNQEDQNSLDLQQYSLIMKRRWLVITAVTASVFGLSALIAIKQKPIYEAEGKLLFSKTDRVSSLTSPSAQVGELSSLTQLSSPLDTEAEVIRSNPIVEKTITSLKLVDKRGIPLEIDDFLKKMKIKSVRGTDILAISYKSSNPKEAADVVNLLMRYYLENNIRINQTQATVAQKFLSKQLPEVEARVVKSEAALRRFKEENRVIALDQEATKGVDRLAGLSDQITQVQANLTDAETRSQLLERQLRLNSQQAVDMGNLSQSKSVQEVLTEYQETENELAVAHTRYTNEHPAIASLTAKEAALKKQLETRIIENADREKSVSSQNLGMGELKQTLLAQLVQSNVERSALANRVTLLQNAYALSQRRLSVLPQLQEKQQQLERQLQVARSTYEELLKRSQEVEVVVNQNVGNARVVSTALLPKKAVSPKIALYLALGGFVGILLGVGVALMLEAMDQSLKTLEQAQQLLGYPLLGTIPHLGQKTKNDGETLVELPVRDNPYSGASSAFEMLQTNLDFTISDKPLKVIAVVSSTPGEGRSFVAANLAVAKAHMGRRILLVDADMRHSCQQEIWKLSNPVGLSNVLVGQTEFRNTTQEVLVNLDLLTAGTIPPNPAALLDSQRMALLIEEAAKDYDCVIIDTPALSLFGDALMLGKMADGILLVVRPGVLDCAVAKSTKMMLEQARSRVLGMVMNGVTADSGFIHYNQKGYYDKNSSDAYGGKLRNGKGELKFPNIRIS
- a CDS encoding lipopolysaccharide biosynthesis protein; the encoded protein is MNNSILKNGFYNSITGLIKIGLGILIIPVLIRLLGIEEYGLWTLASAVVVMVTLAEAGLSTATTVFVSQDLGKKDIDGLSQTLTVTFGAILILATLAVVALWMGAEPIMNLFPKLGQLQQLKVIQAIKIGGLVVAARLLQQILIGVEQAHQRYDLMNVLNTMQSVLLNVGMLIVVLLGGRTVELMQWQAGIGVVTLLSHIWVVRSLLQNLNLRLNWNQPKALAVGGYSLMMWLNTLGSMLFSRGDRLIVGSLLGSQVLGVYAGITDITAQINSFSALPVQPLLPTLSNLIGQQNINQRQLEQQLKQATQINGLFALGMGATLITLSPLILKILFSEQTVSQYLITFCIATVIYALYSCHAVGYYSLLATNAVKACALIQLLASFSSLGLIAIGAYNFGLTGAIIGNLGYFTAFAVTIFGMKRLSISYYLWFKWLCFPLIWFFIVLLVNFKLQNDYILRFIMLSIQTTILLTWFAISNNYNLSFFKKYITAKK